The segment CCAGGGGAGGTTGTCGCGGGGGGCCGCGGAGTCGAGGCAGAGCCAGGTCGCGGCCAGGAGGTCCACGGGGTCGTGGGGCTCGGCGTGCTGTTCGGCCAGGACGGTGAAGCCGAGGTCGGTGAGCCGGTTGCGGAGGTTGTCGACGGGGACGAAGTGGAGGTGCTGCGGCTGGAGCCAGGGCAGCCAGAAACGGCCGAGGAGGCGGGCATAGCGGCTGTCGGGGTCGGGGACCTCGATGAGCAGGTGGCCGCCGGGGCGGATGGCCTGGTGGGCGGCGGTGAGTTCGAGGTCGGGCTCGGTGCTGTGTTCGAGGTAGTGGAACATGCTGACGACGTCGTAGTGGCCGGCCAGGCCGGGGGCGAGGTCGGGGAAGCTGCCCCGGTAGCCGCGCTCCACGCGGCCCGCGCGCTCGGCGAGTTCGGCGCCGTCGGTGAAGTCCAGGCCGTCGAAGGTGGTGCCGGGGTAGACGGTGCGGGCGGACTCGCAGAAGTGGCCGTGCCCGGTGCCGACGTCGAGCCAGTTCTTGGGGGCGGAGGCGAAGGGGAGCAGGGATTCGGCGCGCCGGCGGTACATCGTGGTGCGGCCGGCGAAGGTGTTGCCGAGCTGCTTCTCGCCGAGGCCGTCGTAGAAGTCGCGGTAGTAGAACTCCAGGCCCTCGTCGCTCAGGCGCGGGTTCTGGAAGGTGTGCCGGCAGTCCTGGCAGCGGTCGAGAACGAAGCGGCCGGGCTTGTGCTGGAGGAGGTCGGTGGTGCGCAGGCGGGTCTTGAGCCGCGCGGAGCCGCACCAGGGGCAGGTGGTGCGGGGCGCTTCGAAGAAGCGGTCCAGGCCCTTGGCCAAGTCCGCCTGGTAGACCGGGCGCAGGGCCGCGACCTCTTCGGAGCGGCTGGGCTCCGGCCGGGTGGTCGCGGGCGCTCCGGATTCGGGCTCGTCGCTCATGCGCTCTCCTCAGGGGTCGTTCCGCCGGTGGCGGCGAGTCTTTCGAGCTGGGACGCCGCCGCGCCCGCGCCGCCCGCCGCGCGGAAGGCGGTACGGATCCGGCCGGCGGCGGCGCGGTAACCGGGCTCGTCGAGTACGGCGTCGATCGCCGCGCCCAGCCGGGCCGCGTCGGCCCGGCCGAACCGGACCCGCACCCCCGCTCCGGCGTCGGCCACCTGCGCGGCCACGACGGGCTGGTCGTCGCGGATGGG is part of the Streptomyces sp. NBC_01262 genome and harbors:
- a CDS encoding class I SAM-dependent methyltransferase, with the protein product MSDEPESGAPATTRPEPSRSEEVAALRPVYQADLAKGLDRFFEAPRTTCPWCGSARLKTRLRTTDLLQHKPGRFVLDRCQDCRHTFQNPRLSDEGLEFYYRDFYDGLGEKQLGNTFAGRTTMYRRRAESLLPFASAPKNWLDVGTGHGHFCESARTVYPGTTFDGLDFTDGAELAERAGRVERGYRGSFPDLAPGLAGHYDVVSMFHYLEHSTEPDLELTAAHQAIRPGGHLLIEVPDPDSRYARLLGRFWLPWLQPQHLHFVPVDNLRNRLTDLGFTVLAEQHAEPHDPVDLLAATWLCLDSAAPRDNLPWLPTPPGALSRVLRGAMVIAGIPALILGTLLDRFAVKPLSHRLGVSNAYRLLARRD